The proteins below come from a single Chryseobacterium bernardetii genomic window:
- a CDS encoding HopJ type III effector protein has translation MILLEQLKHFPETVQFNDVISYIDAHYDFTPTAFKNGNTRNEEGQNNGSCKIFGFASYHGLTKEETLPLFGEFYREDVLKNPDGTDHQNIRNFMEFGWDGLIFEGNPLREK, from the coding sequence ATGATATTATTAGAACAGCTAAAGCATTTTCCTGAAACCGTTCAATTCAATGATGTGATTTCATATATAGATGCTCACTACGATTTTACACCTACTGCATTCAAAAACGGAAATACAAGAAATGAAGAAGGGCAGAACAACGGTTCATGCAAAATATTCGGTTTTGCCTCTTATCATGGTCTTACAAAAGAGGAAACGCTTCCGCTTTTCGGGGAATTTTACAGAGAAGATGTTCTTAAAAACCCTGATGGAACAGATCATCAGAATATCAGAAACTTCATGGAGTTTGGATGGGACGGATTGATCTTTGAAGGAAATCCGTTAAGAGAGAAATAG
- a CDS encoding helix-turn-helix transcriptional regulator, with translation MSSNKNALIRYKTLDKCLKNKYRKYTLEDLIDECSEALFEFEGKESYVSKRTIQLDLQNMRSEKFGYEAPIEVYERKYYRYSDPEYSIHNISVNESDLKAMNNAVQILKQFKDFSMFKEMNGVIQKLEDSIHSTSQKSIIHLDKNEQLKGLEHIDILYESVLNKKVLKILYKSFTARESSVYTVHPQLLKEYNNRWFLICLYKQKMYNLALDRMENIEVDEKSSYIDKNLDGDEYFKDIVGVTVAESMAPRNVVFFVDAANAPYVKTKPLHKSQEIISETKEGTLFKISVQINYELERLLLGFGDSLVVHKPQKLRLRMEEKFKAGSKNYQELIIS, from the coding sequence ATGTCATCCAATAAAAACGCCCTGATCCGTTATAAAACATTAGATAAATGCCTCAAAAACAAATACCGGAAGTATACGCTGGAAGACCTTATTGATGAGTGTTCCGAAGCTTTATTTGAATTTGAAGGCAAAGAGTCTTATGTAAGTAAAAGAACCATTCAGCTGGATCTTCAGAATATGCGAAGTGAAAAGTTCGGGTATGAGGCTCCCATTGAGGTTTATGAAAGAAAATATTACCGTTACAGCGATCCGGAGTACAGCATTCATAATATTTCCGTGAATGAAAGCGATCTGAAAGCCATGAATAATGCGGTTCAGATTCTCAAGCAGTTTAAAGACTTTTCCATGTTCAAGGAAATGAATGGTGTCATTCAGAAACTGGAGGATTCTATTCATTCTACCAGCCAGAAATCAATTATTCATTTAGATAAAAATGAGCAGCTGAAAGGATTGGAACATATTGATATTCTATATGAAAGTGTGCTTAATAAAAAAGTACTGAAGATTTTATACAAAAGCTTTACAGCAAGAGAATCCAGTGTGTATACAGTTCATCCGCAGCTGCTGAAAGAGTACAACAACCGTTGGTTTCTGATATGTCTTTACAAACAGAAAATGTATAACCTGGCATTAGACAGGATGGAAAATATTGAAGTGGACGAAAAATCCTCCTATATTGATAAGAATCTGGATGGTGATGAGTATTTTAAAGATATTGTAGGGGTTACCGTTGCAGAATCAATGGCTCCCCGAAACGTAGTTTTCTTTGTAGATGCAGCTAATGCTCCTTATGTAAAAACGAAGCCATTGCATAAAAGCCAGGAAATCATCAGTGAAACCAAAGAAGGAACTTTATTTAAGATAAGTGTACAGATCAATTATGAATTGGAAAGATTACTGTTGGGCTTTGGAGATTCTCTTGTAGTGCATAAACCTCAGAAATTAAGATTGAGGATGGAGGAAAAGTTTAAAGCAGGAAGTAAAAATTATCAGGAACTTATAATTTCCTGA